The Pungitius pungitius chromosome 10, fPunPun2.1, whole genome shotgun sequence genome has a window encoding:
- the irs2b gene encoding insulin receptor substrate 2: MASPPNTGDQPLSPSNANASQKIKKCGYLKKQKHGHKRFFVLREPSEGLPSRLEYYESEKKWKNKSAAKRVIPLDCCLNINKRADAKHKYLIALYTKDEYFAVAADSEPEQESWHRALTDLMAEGKVYDGSASNSASSLVGFDEASYGVITPVSAAYKEMWQVNLKSKGLGQSRNLIGVYRLCLSSRTISFVKLNSEVASVILQLMNIRRCGHSDSFFFIEVGRSATTGPGEFWMQADDSVVAQNIHETILEAMKAMKELSEFRPRSKSQSSGTNPISVPTRRHLNHHPPPSQTGLTRRSRTDSVALTSPVSKLSSCRIRTASEGDGTMARPMSVTGSPLSPGVHRTLLTRSHTISMRPCRTFESSSLQHSKSMSMPRSPTPPIASNGLGNVSSCPESGAPRSSSCTASFSGSPSDAGFISSEEYGSSPADTRDPRLLLTLRSNTPESLKAETPPSRDGSELEGYMVMERQNGYRRLPELDKAYRKRTYSLTTPRQQRGPPQVSSASLDEYTLMRATYNSGSQASRRCHTSSPKGIHPEDFRDVQISVGGLQGDSGYMPMMPGVALQTPWSRHDPYMPMSPMCVSAPKQIINPRSHSSASLTPHTNSPGSVSLEDSGYMRMVCGTKMSVESTDGKLTNGEYLNMSPVDPLTPPDYILSSPGGDPHPQQHHKQPYSYSSLPRSLKGQLQRNGSTDKDQYVLMCLQGQRIEEESNYCPVPPGDSVAGISPVAPSNHSSAPSPLRAARVDGGLGHQSRLRRPTRLALESLRTLPCMSEHPLPSEPRSPGEYINIDYSSAAHDLLASTALASSVSSMCAEEGSLPLSDYANIDVGSPGHLDSQLHGGSPTEGCLNQTPEVLACPSLMNPPLEEQKSPERQAEERGMVEEYPPQQQVSLVRQPAPVKDDYTEMTFSPLPLATAPLPAVRSTEDAPLPTSLAACVKRLSLEASIVNGGPPSQVDSFLLGGPSLSVTLVDPHRGAKVIRADPQGRRRHSSETFSSTTTVTPVCPSFAHDTKRHSSASVENVSHTVCSSEGSDEDYGSNSPMCREMSAGYQNGLNYIALNLMEGNLGGCRLGGCDGLLAFKTTACGCKGGLNGFNTSPYASMGFKETATAVKE, encoded by the coding sequence ATGGCGAGTCCGCCAAACACGGGAGATCAGCCGCTGTCGCCCAGTAACGCAAACGCCAGCCAGAAAATCAAGAAATGCGGATACCTCAAGAAGCAGAAGCACGGACACAAGCGCTTCTTCGTTTTAAGAGAGCCGAGCGAAGGTCTGCCTTCCCGACTGGAGTACTACGAGAGCgagaagaaatggaaaaacaaatcgGCCGCCAAGAGGGTTATTCCTCTGGACTGCTGTCTGAACATCAACAAGAGAGCCGACGCGAAACACAAATATCTGATCGCGCTTTACACCAAGGACGAGTATTTCGCCGTGGCGGCGGACAGCGAGCCGGAGCAGGAGAGCTGGCACCGGGCGCTGACGGACTTGATGGCCGAGGGGAAAGTGTACGACGGATCGGCGTCCAACTCCGCGTCCTCGCTGGTGGGCTTCGACGAGGCGAGCTACGGCGTGATCACGCCGGTCTCCGCCGCCTATAAGGAGATGTGGCAGGTGAACCTGAAATCCAAAGGCTTGGGGCAGAGCAGGAATTTGATCGGCGTGTACCGGCTCTGCCTCTCGAGCCGGACCATTAGCTTCGTCAAGCTCAACTCCGAGGTCGCCTCCGTCATTTTGCAGCTGATGAACATCCGGAGGTGCGGCCATTCGGACAGTTTTTTCTTCATTGAGGTCGGTCGATCCGCAACCACGGGTCCGGGGGAGTTTTGGATGCAGGCGGATGACTCCGTGGTGGCGCAAAACATCCACGAAACTATCTTGGAGGCGATGAAAGCCATGAAGGAGCTGTCGGAATTCCGCCCGCGCAGCAAAAGCCAGTCGTCTGGTACGAACCCCATCTCTGTTCCCACACGGAGGCACCTGaaccaccaccccccacccagccAGACAGGGCTCACCCGGCGGTCCCGCACGGACAGCGTGGCCCTGACCTCTCCCGTGAGCAAATTATCCTCATGTCGAATACGCACGGCCAGCGAGGGCGACGGCACCATGGCACGCCCCATGTCAGTGACCGGCAGCCCTCTAAGCCCGGGGGTCCACAGGACCCTCCTGACCAGATCCCACACCATTTCCATGCGCCCTTGTCGGACTTTTGAATCTTCCTCCCTCCAGCACAGTAAGTCCATGTCTATGCCCCGATCACCTACCCCACCCATAGCCAGCAATGGCCTGGGGAATGTGTCCTCCTGCCCAGAGAGCGGTGCTCCTCGCTCCTCTAGCTGCACGGCTTCCTTCTCTGGCTCCCCCAGTGATGCAGGTTTCATATCAAGTGAGGAGTATGGCTCCAGCCCTGCAGACACACGGGACCCGAGATTACTGCTCACCCTACGCAGCAACACTCCCGAGTCCCTCAAAgctgagacccccccctcccgggacgGCAGCGAGCTCGAGGGCTACATGGTGATGGAGCGGCAGAATGGTTACCGCCGGCTACCGGAGCTGGACAAGGCTTACCGGAAGCGAACATACTCCCTCACTACCCCCCGCCAGCAGAGAGGTCCGCCCCAAGTCTCGTCAGCCTCTCTGGATGAGTATACTCTTATGAGGGCCACTTACAACAGTGGAAGCCAGGCTTCCCGCAGGTGTCACACTAGCTCCCCCAAAGGCATCCATCCTGAGGATTTCAGGGATGTTCAGATCAGTGTTGGCGGTCTCCAAGGTGACAGCGGCTATATGCCCATGATGCCGGGTGTGGCATTGCAGACGCCGTGGTCCAGGCACGACCCGTATATGCCGATGAGCCCCATGTGTGTTTCCGCGCCAAAGCAGATCATCAACCCCCGCTCACACTCGTCAGCGAGCCTGAccccacacacaaactcccCCGGGAGTGTCTCTCTGGAGGACAGTGGCTATATGCGGATGGTATGCGGAACCAAGATGTCGGTGGAGAGCACTGATGGAAAGCTCACTAACGGAGAGTACCTGAACATGTCACCTGTTGACCCCCTTACACCCCCGGACTACATCCTTAGTTCTCCAGGGGGAGATCCCCACCCCCAGCAACATCACAAACAGCCTTATTCTTACAGCTCTCTGCCACGTTCACTCAAAGGCCAGTTGCAGCGCAATGGGTCCACAGACAAAGACCAGTATGTGTTGATGTGTTTACAGGGACAGCGGATTGAAGAAGAGTCCAACTATTGTCCTGTCCCTCCAGGAGACTCTGTGGCCGGCATATCACCGGTGGCACCGAGCAACCATTCCTCTGCCCCATCACCTCTCAGAGCCGCTCGGGTAGATGGAGGTCTGGGGCACCAAAGTCGGTTGCGTCGCCCCACCCGCTTGGCTCTGGAATCCCTCAGAACACTACCATGTATGAGCGAACACCCGCTTCCCTCAGAGCCACGCAGCCCTGGGGAGTACATAAACATTGACTATAGTAGTGCTGCTCACGACTTGCTTGCATCCACAGCGTTGGCAAGCTCTGTGAGTTCAATGTGTGCAGAAGAGGGATCGCTTCCACTCTCAGACTATGCTAATATTGACGTTGGCTCCCCAGGTCACCTTGACTCACAGCTACACGGGGGTTCCCCCACTGAGGGGTGCTTAAACCAAACGCCTGAAGTCTTGGCTTGTCCTAGTCTGATGAACCCCCCACTAGAGGAGCAAAAAAGCCCAGAGAggcaggcagaggagagggggatgGTGGAGGAATATCCTCCCCAACAGCAGGTGAGCCTGGTGCGTCAACCTGCTCCAGTCAAGGATGACTACACTGAGATGACTTTCAGTCCACTGCCTCTGGCCACTGCGCCTCTACCTGCTGTCCGCAGCACTGAAGACGCTCCCCTCCCCACCAGCCTTGCTGCCTGTGTCAAGAGACTCAGCCTCGAGGCCAGCATTGTCAACGGGGGGCCCCCTTCGCAAGTGGACTCATTTCTCCTGGGGGGTCCTTCGTTATCTGTCACCCTCGTCGATCCACACAGGGGGGCCAAAGTGATCCGGGCTGATCCTCAGGGGCGTCGGCGGCACAGCTCTGagaccttctcctccaccaccactgtCACACCGGTGTGCCCGTCCTTCGCTCACGACACTAAACGGCACAGCTCCGCCTCCGTGGAGAATGTATCCCACACTGTCTGCAGCTCTGAGGGGTCCGACGAGGACTACGGCAGCAACAGCCCCATGTGCAGGGAGATGTCAGCTGGTTATCAAAATGGACTGAACTACATTGCCTTAAATTTGATGGAGGGAAACCTCGGAGGATGCCGGTTAGGGGGCTGTGATGGACTCCTGGCGTTCAAGACGACAGCCTGTGGCTGCAAGGGGGGCCTGAATGGTTTCAACACAAGCCCCTATGCCAGCATGGGATTCAAGGAGACTGCCACGGCTGTGAAAG